One Panulirus ornatus isolate Po-2019 chromosome 71, ASM3632096v1, whole genome shotgun sequence genomic window carries:
- the LOC139747971 gene encoding uncharacterized protein yields MDIQIGEKLFQCSLCQKFFPGRNDLLKHMTNHTKEKKYKCSQCQKNFPYRSSLMRHMTVHTGEKPYECSQCQKTFSQRSHLMQHMSVHTGEKPRESSQDLKPFNGNTSAQQMSVHTGEKLSQCPQCPKTFLYSSDLVRHMTTHTGEKPYECSQCQRTYSQRIHLMEHMNSHTGEKPYHCSQCQKTFPYSSSLVRHMTTHTGKKPFECPQCQKTFSQRSHLEKHMSVHKGENPDECPQEQKVFENSSLMPHMTVNTGMNRYECSQCQKTFLYNSDLVRHTTIHTGEKPYECSQCKRTYSQRIHLVEHMNSHTGEKPYHCSQCQKTFSYSSCLVRHMSSHTGEKPFECPQCQKTFTQRSHLEKHMYIHTENPQECPEEQKVFESSSFMEHMRVPTRDKPYECSHCQRKFFYSSELVRHMTTHTGEKPYECSHCQKTYSQRIHLVEHMSSHTGEKPYQCSQCRKSFSYSSSLVRHMTIHTGEKSFECPQCHKTFLYNSDLVRHMTIHAGEKPYECPQCKRTYSQRIHLVEHMNSHTGEKPYQCSLCRKTFPYSSSLVRHMTVHTGERPFECPQCQKTFSQRSHLEKHMSLHADETPHEYSQEQEPIEDSSVIQHMTVDMSEKPHECSQCHETFVYHSDLMQHMAIHTEEKPYQCSQCQRTFTQRMHLEEHMNSHTGEKPYQCSQCSKTFCYSSSLARHMATHSSEKPYECSQCQKNFSQRSHLVKHLSTHTEEKPYGCSQYLKTLESSSLMQHATVNKVEKPYECSQCQKSFSYNSSLERHMTVHTGEKPYECTHCERSYSQRIHLMKHMISHTGEKPYECSQCRKTFPYSSSLLRHMTIHTGKKFYGPSQSKKTFFQRNRLVKHMSVRTEGKPREWLQYQKTFESSNLVQNMTLHRGEKLYECL; encoded by the coding sequence ATGGATATTCAAATTGGTGAGAAACTGTTTCAGTGTTCACTGTGCCAAAAGTTCTTCCCTGGCAGGAATGATTTATTGAAGCACATGACAAATCATACGAAGGAGAAGAAATATAAATGTTCGCAGTGCCAAAAGAACTTCCCATATAGGAGTAGTTTAATGCGGCACATGACTGTTCACACTGGAGAGAAGCCCTATgagtgttcacagtgccaaaagaccttctcccagagGAGTCATTTAATGCAACATATgtctgttcatacaggagaaaagccacgTGAATCTTCACAAGATTTGAAGCCCTTCAATGGTAATACTTCAGCGCAGCAAATGAGTGTTCACACGGGAGAGAAGCTAAGTCAATGTCCACAGTGCCCAAAGACCTTCCTATATAGTAGTGATTTAGTGAGACACATGACTACTCACACTGGAGAGAAGCcctatgaatgttcacagtgtcaaAGAACCTACTCCCAGAGGATACATCTAATGGAGCACATGAAtagtcatacaggagagaaaccatatcactgttcacagtgccaaaagacctttccCTATAGTAGCAGTTTAGTGCGGCACATGACTACTCATACAGGAAAGAAGCCTTTTGAATGTCCGcaatgccaaaagaccttctctcaGAGGAGCCATTTAGAGAAACACATGTCTGTTCATAAAGGAGAAAATCCAGATGAATGTCCACAGGAGCAAAAAGTCTTTGAGAACAGTAGTTTAATGCCGCACATGACCGTCAATACAGGGATGAATcgatatgaatgttcacagtgtcaaAAGACCTTCTTGTATAATAGCGATTTAGTGCGTCACAcgactattcatacaggagagaagccctaTGAATGCTCACAGTGTAAAAGGACCTACTCTCAGAGAATACATTTGGTAGAGCACATGAACAGtcatacaggtgagaagccatatcactgttcacagtgccaaaagaccttctcataTAGTAGTTGTCTGGTGCGGCACATGTCTAGTCACACGGGAGAGAAGCCTTTTGAATgtccacagtgccaaaagaccttcactCAGAGGAGTCATCTTGAGAAGCACATGTACATTCATACAGAAAACCCACAGGAATGTCCAGAGGAACAGAAAGTCTTTGAAAGTAGTAGTTTCATGGAGCACATGAGAGTGCCTACGAGAGACAAGCCATACGAATGCTCCCATTGTCAAAGGAAATTCTTCTATAGTAGTGAGTTGGTGCGACACATGACTACTCACACGGGAGAAAAGCCCTACGAATGTTCCCACTGTCAGAAGACCTACTCCCAAAGGATACATTTAGTGGAGCACATGAGtagtcatacaggagagaaaccgtATCAGTGTTCACAGTGCAGAAAGTCCTTTTCATACAGTAGTAGTTTAGTGCGGCACATGACCATACACACAGGTGAAAAGTCTTTTGAATGTCCACAATGCCATAAAACCTTCTTGTATAATAGTGATTTAGTTCGACACATGACTATTCACGCAGGAGAGAAGCCCTATGAATGTCCACAGTGTAAAAGGACCTACTCCCAGAGAATACATTTAGTAGAGCACATGAACAGTCACACGGGTGAGAAACCCTATCAGTGTTCACTGTGTAGAAAGACCTTTCCTTACAGTAGTAGTTTAGTGCGgcatatgactgttcatacaggtgaGCGGCCTTTTGAATGTCCGcaatgccaaaagaccttctctcaAAGGAGTCATTTAGAAAAGCACATGTCCCTTCACGCAGATGAAACACCACATGAATATTCACAGGAGCAAGAACCCATTGAGGACAGTAGTGTCATCCAACACATGACTGTTGATATGAGTGaaaagccacatgaatgttcacagtgccatgAGACCTTTGTGTATCATAGTGATTTGATGCAACACATGGCTATTCATACAGAAGAGAAGCCCTATCAGTGTTCACAGTGTCAAAGGACCTTCACCCAGAGGATGCATTTAGAGGAGCACATGAAcagtcatacaggagagaaaccataccAGTGTTCACAGTGCAGTAAGACCTTTTGTTACAGTAGTAGTTTAGCACGGCACATGGCCACTCATTCTAGTGAAAAGccttatgaatgttcacagtgccaaaagaacTTCTCTCAGAGGAGTCATTTAGTAAAGCATTTGTCTACTCATACTGAAGAAAAGCCATATGGATGCTCACAGTACCTCAAGACCTTAGAAAGTAGTAGTTTAATGCAGCACGCAACTGTTAATAAGgtagagaagccatatgaatgttcacagtgtcagAAGTCCTTCTCCTATAACAGTAGTCTAGAACGGCACATGACTgtccatacaggagagaagccttatGAATGTACACATTGTGAAAGGAGCTACTCCCAGAGGATACATTTAATGAAGCACATGATtagtcatacaggagagaagccttatGAGTGTTCCCAGTGCCGAAAAACCTTCCCCTATAGTAGTAGCTTACTTCGgcacatgactattcatacaggaaAGAAGTTTTATGGACCTTCACAGTCCAAAAAGACTTTCTTTCAGAGAAATCGTTTAGTGAAGCATATGTCTGTCCGGACAGAAGGTAAACCACGCGAATGGTTACAGTACCAAAAGACCTTTGAGAGTAGTAATTTGGTGCAAAACATGACTCTTCATAGAGGAGAAAAACTATATGAATGTTTATAG